One segment of Nitrosopumilus sp. DNA contains the following:
- a CDS encoding methyltransferase domain-containing protein, whose amino-acid sequence MLESTLEFIRCAKCGGNLELEVLSRDKEIDEGILECKKCKLEFPIIEKIPILWNDFSDYFSSRKTLGGKLYQKIHNKKLKSLLKSSLLNKSDNDDRTVLEERWSKIYQNSKNSKFYSLMQRNLKPLSKSNLVLEYGCSIGIITSYLSDYSNFVIGVDRSFSALQYAKKSQKNNLDYIVADSLSPVFGSVKFDLVIALNVLELIEPIEFLKHISKQISNGALLISDPYDFDRGTKSVKNPLDEHTLRTKMLELGFNISQKTKNPSFIPWKLKLNPRATLDYKVDFVIGKKLLSN is encoded by the coding sequence GTGCTTGAATCAACTCTTGAATTTATTAGATGTGCCAAATGTGGTGGAAATCTAGAACTTGAAGTATTAAGTCGTGATAAAGAAATTGATGAAGGAATTTTAGAATGCAAAAAATGTAAATTGGAATTTCCAATTATTGAAAAAATACCAATTCTATGGAATGATTTTTCAGATTATTTTTCTTCTCGTAAAACTCTTGGAGGGAAACTATATCAAAAAATTCATAATAAAAAATTGAAATCCCTTTTGAAATCTTCATTACTAAACAAATCTGATAATGATGATAGAACCGTTCTCGAAGAGAGATGGTCTAAAATTTATCAAAACAGTAAAAACTCTAAATTTTATTCACTGATGCAGAGAAATCTTAAACCCCTCTCAAAATCTAACTTAGTTTTAGAATATGGTTGCTCTATTGGAATAATTACATCTTATTTGTCTGATTATAGTAATTTTGTAATTGGAGTTGATCGTTCCTTTAGTGCTTTACAATACGCAAAAAAATCTCAAAAAAACAATCTTGATTATATCGTAGCTGATTCTTTATCTCCTGTATTTGGTTCTGTTAAATTTGATTTGGTTATTGCATTAAATGTTTTAGAATTGATTGAACCAATAGAATTTCTAAAACATATTTCAAAACAAATCTCAAATGGTGCTTTGCTCATTTCAGATCCTTATGATTTTGATAGGGGAACAAAATCAGTAAAAAATCCTCTTGATGAACATACTTTACGCACAAAAATGTTAGAATTGGGATTTAATATTTCACAAAAAACAAAAAATCCTTCTTTTATTCCATGGAAATTAAAATTAAATCCACGTGCAACATTGGATTATAAAGTTGATTTTGTTATAGGGAAAAAATTGCTATCAAATTAA
- a CDS encoding SirB1 family protein, translating to MEEDFDPFVAEWVSFVKNPNFNLVEKCLKFAQILEYPDLNVEEYIKKINEIGMSLKESLSDVKNPTYLISMLNEHLFENLGFSGDDNDYYNPKNNFLNEVIDKKVGLPITISILYAEIAKFIGLELKIVGFPSHVLVKYNEEMILDPFYDGRLLDVDDLQEILDTNFGGELEFQPEFLDEISSEQILIRLTRNLKNSYVQSFVYDKALRCVNMVLAIEPESPEDIRDKGILEERLLHPEIALKYLNKYLEINPNAEDVDFILELIRSIKTKN from the coding sequence TTGGAAGAAGATTTTGATCCATTTGTTGCTGAATGGGTTTCATTTGTAAAGAATCCAAACTTCAACCTTGTTGAGAAATGTTTGAAATTTGCGCAGATCCTAGAGTATCCAGACCTTAATGTTGAGGAATATATCAAAAAAATCAATGAGATTGGAATGTCTCTAAAAGAGTCATTAAGTGATGTAAAAAATCCAACGTACTTAATTTCAATGTTAAATGAACATCTCTTTGAGAATTTAGGATTTAGTGGAGATGATAATGATTACTATAATCCTAAAAATAATTTTCTAAATGAGGTAATTGATAAAAAAGTGGGACTTCCAATAACCATCTCAATACTATACGCAGAAATTGCAAAATTTATTGGATTGGAACTTAAAATTGTCGGATTCCCAAGCCATGTTCTTGTAAAATACAATGAGGAAATGATTTTAGATCCGTTTTATGATGGCAGATTATTAGATGTTGATGATTTGCAAGAAATTCTAGATACGAACTTTGGAGGAGAGTTAGAATTCCAACCAGAATTTCTAGATGAGATAAGTTCAGAACAAATTCTAATTAGACTAACACGAAATTTAAAAAATTCATATGTCCAATCGTTTGTCTACGATAAAGCACTTCGATGTGTAAATATGGTTTTAGCAATAGAGCCTGAGTCACCCGAAGATATCAGAGATAAAGGAATTTTAGAAGAAAGATTACTACATCCAGAAATTGCTTTAAAATACCTCAACAAGTATTTAGAAATTAATCCAAATGCAGAAGATGTAGATTTTATTTTAGAATTAATTAGAAGTATAAAGACAAAGAATTAA